ATTTGTACTGGCTGTGAAAGAAGTTGAAACCTTGATTTCCTCTATAGAGGAACTTGCCGAATCTATTGGTAAAAAAATACAAAATCAGGCAGATTTAGGTGCTGAAGCAAATCATAATGGATCATTATTGGCAGGAGCTTATACAATATCAAAATCAATAACAAAGAAATTAGGTGATTTGAAAGGCTCAGAAGAATTAAAAGAAAAAGTTGCTGAAGCTAAAAAGTGCTCTGAAGATTTTACTAAAAAACTAAAAGATAATCATGCAGATCTTGGGAAAGAAGGTGCTACTGATGAGGATGCAAAAAAAGCTATTTTAAAAACAAATAATGATAAAACCAAGGGTGCTGAAGAACTTGAAAAATTAATTACATCAGTAGAAAGTTTGGCAAAAGCAGCTCAAGGTGTCTTAACCAATTCAGTTAAAGAACTTACAAGTCCTGTTATGGTAGCAACCCCAGAAAAACCTTAATTAAGATCAATATTATAAGATTAATTTATTTTAAAAAAGTAACTGGAAAAATAAAGTCAATAAATAAGGTCAAGAATTTTTTC
This portion of the Borreliella chilensis genome encodes:
- a CDS encoding cell surface protein, whose amino-acid sequence is MKKNTLSAILMTLFLFISCNNSGKEGNSASANSDDEVMKGPNLTEISKKITDSNAFVLAVKEVETLISSIEELAESIGKKIQNQADLGAEANHNGSLLAGAYTISKSITKKLGDLKGSEELKEKVAEAKKCSEDFTKKLKDNHADLGKEGATDEDAKKAILKTNNDKTKGAEELEKLITSVESLAKAAQGVLTNSVKELTSPVMVATPEKP